From Procambarus clarkii isolate CNS0578487 chromosome 73, FALCON_Pclarkii_2.0, whole genome shotgun sequence, one genomic window encodes:
- the LOC123774183 gene encoding zinc finger protein 271-like, translating to MYKEKICVKYSLSKTIFRNTPKLNMNAHSGEKLHHCSECLKDFSKISALKSHMRIHTGEKPYHCSECLKDFSQKSHLISHMKIHTGEKPYPCSECLKDFSTKSSLDRHIRIHTGEKPYHCSECLKDFSEKSSLDRHIKIHTGEKPYHCSECHKDFSEKSKIIFHMKIHTGEKPYHCSECLKDFSEKSNLIYHMKIHTGEKPYHCSECLKDFSRKSDLKIHMRIHTREKPYHCSECLKKISRKSDHQKHMRIHSGEKPYHCSECLKDFSQKSSLKIHMRIHTGEKPYHCSECLKDFSTKSNLKIHMRIHTGEKPYYCSVCLKDFSQKSSLKIHMRIHTGEKPYHC from the coding sequence ATGTACAAAGAAAAAATCTGTGTTAAATATTCATTGTCTAAAACTATATTCAGAAATACTCCAAAGCTAAATATGAATGCCCATTCAGGAGAGAAACTGCATCATTGTTCAGAGTGTCTAAAAGACTTCTCAAAAATATCAGCCCTAAaatcacacatgaggattcatacaggggagaaaccatatcactgttcagagtgtctaAAAGATTTTTCACAAAAATCACATCTAATATCTCACATgaagattcatacaggagagaaaccatatccctGTTCAGAGTGTCTAAAGGATTTTTCAACAAAATCGAGTCTTGATAGACACattaggattcatacaggagagaaaccatatcactgttcagagtgtcttAAAGATTTTTCAGAAAAATCGAGTCTTGATAGACACATTAAAATTCATactggagagaaaccatatcactgttcagagtgtcatAAAGATTTTTCAGAAAAATCAAAAATAATATTTCACATgaagattcatacaggagagaaaccatatcactgttcagagtgtcttAAAGATTTTTCAGAAAAATCAAATCTAATATATCACATgaagattcatacaggagagaaaccatatcactgttcagaatgtcttAAAGATTTTTCACGAAAATCAGATCTTAAaatacacatgaggattcatactcgagagaaaccatatcactgttcagagtgtcttAAAAAAATTTCACGAAAATCAGATCATCAaaaacacatgaggattcattctggagagaaaccatatcactgttcagagtgtcttaaagatttttcacaaaaatcaagtctaaaaatacacatgagaattcatacaggagagaaaccatatcactgttcagagtgtcttAAAGATTTTTCAACAAAATCAAATCTAAAaatacacatgaggattcatacaggagaaaaACCATATTACTGTTCAGTGTGTCTTAAAGATTTTTCACAAAAATCAAGTTTAAAaatacacatgaggattcatacaggagagaaaccatatcactgttga